A genome region from Crossiella equi includes the following:
- a CDS encoding DUF742 domain-containing protein: protein MTTGSGFTGDRFDYKEWALGGFGYNEPDDDGELRADNNGPDALSPRGGLDGMGSGLFGGPGADLFGGGMVDDSPIPQQATGGAAASAEPDPFTETGSLVRPYTRTGGRTRPDYDLAIEALVSTSDHGRDAAVLPEHRSICGLCLDARSVAEVAAHLRLPLGVVRVLIGDMAGLGLVTIHQGGLVMGDRPSLAFLERVLSGLRRL, encoded by the coding sequence ATGACCACAGGATCTGGCTTCACTGGCGACCGGTTCGACTACAAGGAGTGGGCGCTGGGCGGCTTCGGGTACAACGAGCCGGACGACGACGGTGAGCTGCGGGCCGACAACAACGGCCCCGACGCGCTGTCGCCGCGAGGCGGGCTGGACGGGATGGGTTCCGGGCTCTTCGGAGGGCCGGGGGCCGACCTGTTCGGCGGGGGAATGGTCGACGACTCACCGATCCCTCAACAGGCCACTGGAGGGGCTGCCGCCTCGGCCGAGCCGGACCCCTTCACCGAGACCGGTTCGCTGGTGCGCCCCTACACCCGGACCGGAGGGCGGACCCGCCCCGACTACGACCTGGCCATCGAGGCACTGGTGTCCACCAGTGACCACGGCCGGGACGCGGCGGTGCTGCCCGAGCACCGTTCCATCTGCGGACTCTGCCTCGACGCCCGTTCGGTCGCCGAGGTGGCGGCGCACCTGCGCCTGCCCCTGGGTGTCGTCCGAGTGCTCATCGGCGACATGGCGGGGCTCGGGCTTGTCACGATCCACCAGGGCGGCTTGGTAATGGGGGACCGGCCGTCGCTTGCGTTCCTGGAAAGGGTGCTCAGTGGCCTCCGCAGGCTCTAA
- a CDS encoding GTP-binding protein, giving the protein MASAGSNPRNTPDTRRATTSAKIVVAGGFGVGKTTFVGSVSEIVPLTTEAVMTEASVGVDDLSKTPGKVTTTVAMDFGRVSLDSDLILYLFGTPGQHRFWFMWDDLVRGAIGAVVLVDTRRLADAFASIDFFDDRQLPYVVAINCFDGTLHHRVEDVREALTIEDSVPIITCDARSRESTKQALIQLVEHAMRQWMAVRAG; this is encoded by the coding sequence GTGGCCTCCGCAGGCTCTAATCCCCGCAACACGCCGGACACCCGGCGGGCCACCACCTCGGCCAAGATCGTGGTGGCCGGCGGGTTCGGCGTCGGGAAGACGACTTTTGTCGGCTCGGTGTCCGAGATCGTGCCGCTGACCACCGAAGCGGTCATGACCGAGGCCAGCGTCGGGGTCGACGACCTCAGCAAGACGCCGGGCAAGGTCACCACCACGGTGGCGATGGACTTCGGCCGCGTGTCCCTGGACAGCGACCTCATCCTCTACCTGTTCGGCACCCCCGGCCAGCACCGCTTCTGGTTCATGTGGGACGACCTGGTGCGCGGCGCCATCGGCGCGGTCGTGCTGGTCGACACCCGCAGGCTGGCCGACGCCTTCGCCTCGATCGACTTCTTCGACGACCGGCAGCTGCCGTACGTCGTGGCGATCAACTGCTTCGACGGCACGCTGCACCACCGCGTCGAGGACGTGCGCGAGGCGCTCACCATCGAGGACTCGGTGCCGATCATCACCTGTGACGCCCGCAGCCGGGAGTCCACCAAGCAGGCGCTGATCCAGCTCGTGGAGCACGCCATGCGCCAGTGGATGGCCGTCCGGGCGGGATGA